The genomic segment GTCCGACAGCCCTGCCTGCTTCTGGTACTCGTAGAAGACCGGCATCCACCACAGCAGGTTGAACAGCAGCTGGAAGCCGTTGTTCAGGCGGATCACGCGCAGGACGTTCTTGGGCATGGGGGCACGGCGTTTCGCGCGCGCGAGCAGGGAAACAGGCATGGGGGACCTTCGTCGGTGTGCGGGGACGGTGCGAGGGGCCGGCTTCCGCCCGAGTGCGGGCGGGCGACCACGAGGGGCGGGCCGCACCACGCCGGAAGTCCCGCGGTGGTGGGGCCCGCCGGGCGGCGTCAGGCGCTGTAGGGCCTCAGCTGGAGGATGTGGAGCCGGCCACCGGGTGCGAGGAGCCATTCGATGTCGAGCGGCACCGCGAACGTGTAGTCGGTGGCGAAGTGGGACTGGAGCAGACGGCCGGCCAGCGCGAGCTCGCCGAGATGGTCCTGTGTGTGCGGGTCCAGGTCCTCGGATGCCGCACCGAGCGAGATGGTACGCCCGCCGCCTTCCACGGTGTTGTAGAGGTACTGCAGGGGCAGCGTCGTGCCGTCGACGACGTCGGAGGTGGAACCGTGCGCGCAGTTCAGGTAGACGTTGCGGAAGTCGGCCCTGTTGGTCGGGTTGCAGGTGACCATCACGCCGCCGAGCGGGGATGCCTCGTACCGCTGGATGATCACGCCCATATATGTGTCGTCGAGGGAGATGCCTGCCTGGTGGCGCAGCCGCACGCTACGGGGGGACAGCAGGGACGCCCACACGTGGCGGATGGCGTCCAGGAGTCCGGGCAGATCGGTGACCTTGGTGTGCGACTCGTAGATGCCCGCGGCGGAGAAGCCCGGCAGGTCTTCGGCGTTGGAGGACGAGCGCACCGCGAAGCGGCTCGTTCCGGCCAGGTGCTTGACCAGGTGCGTGTCGAGCGCGCGGACCAGGTCCTCGGGCACCGGCAGGGTCCGCACCAGATGCTGCAACTGGACGCAGGCGGTGTCCACGGCGTCCATGGCGTCCAGTTCCAGGGCCATTTTCAGCTTGCCGATGCTCTGCTGCACCGCGGGCGACGAGTCCAGAAATCGCTGCTGGACGGCGAAGGGGACGGCTATCCCCTCCGGCGCGCTGACCCGCCGGGCCAGGAACGCGCCGGCTGCCTCGGCCAGATCGGCGTGCTCGGACGTCCGCAGACGACCCGCCAGGTGGCCGAGAAGGTCGGGCCTGGGCGGGCGCGGGACGGAGTAGTAGCCGGTCAGCCGGGCGGAGCCGTGGCGCAGCACATGGTGGAGTTCGCCGAGGTTGGCCGCCTTGGTGCCATAGCTGCGCCGGTCATGGGAACGGAGTTCGCTCAGCGGCACGATGGGCACGTCGGCGACCTGAGGGGCGTCGAGTCTGATGCGCTGGGTGTGCCAGGTCGGCTCGGTGAGGTCGGACGGCTGCTCGGCGCGTTCGACGACGGCGCCGTCGGCCAGCACGTCGTAGCGGATCCAGGCACCGTCGAGGTCGTCGGCGGCGATCCGGTCCAGGACACCGCGCACGATGGCGTTGGGGATGCCCCAGCCGGCCGCCAGCATGTTGGTGTGCGACAGAGGGGTCGTGGGTGAGCCGTTGAGCAGACCGGCGAGCCGCGGGATGTCGTCCGGGACCACCGGCATGGCAACGATGTCGTACCACGTGAGTCCCGGCCGGGCGGCGAGGTACTCCTCGGTGGAGGCGAAGGCCCGCAGCCGGCCGACGGCCGAGCCGAGGGTGAGCGGTACGAAGGGGGCGGCCGCGAAGAGCTCGTGGCCCTGGGTGCGGGGCAGCACGGTCTCGGGCACGGAGGTGAGAGCGTTCGCCTGGCCGTGGTTGGCCGGCTTGACCAGCAGCGCCAGCGCGCTGTCGAGCTGCTCGCGGACGAAGGAGTAGAACTCGGTCAGCAGCGTCGCACCCATGGTGTCGGCCTCGGTCGTCTCCAGCACCAGGAACGGCTGTGACTGGTCCTCGGGCCCGCCGAAGTGCAGGGACAGGACACCGAGCAGGAACCGGCGCTCCGGATCCTGGTAGACGCTGTGGTTGAAACCGTCGAGCTCGGCGTCGAGTTCCTCCAGGGTCAGTGCCTGGATCTCGGTGGCGATGTAGTTGACGTGGAAGGAGTGCACGGCGCTGTCCAGGATGTGCCAGACACCCTGCTGCCGGTCCACGACGACCTTGACGTAGGGGTGGCCGCCGAGAACGCCGCACAGCTGCTCGAACAGGGGCAGCGTGAGCACACTGCCCACGACTGCTCCCTGGTGCGAGCCGGTCGGAGCGCCGGTCCGGGTCAGGGGAGTGCCGGAGTTCGTCATGAGGCGCTCCCCGAGGCCGGACAGGTGGCGGTGAGCTCGTGGGGAAGGGACTCGACGATGCGTCCGCAGTCGGCGAGCAGCGCGGGGCCGGAATCGGCGGCGACGAAGCACAAGGCCGCCATGGAGTTGGCTCCGCCGGCCTCCTCATAGGCAGGCATGACGGTGCCGGGCGGGAGACTGAGCTCGCGGACGAGCTCGATGCGGGACCCGTCACTGAGCAGGGAGGACCAGTCCACCGCGGTGAAGTCCCAGCGCGGAAGGTGCTTCCATGGTTCGCCCGCGGTGTCGGCGGCGAGGATGACCAGCGAGCCCGCGGCGCCTGATCCCTCGGTCAGCATCCGGGACGGGTATTCGACCGTCTCACCGAGCAGCTGGCGCACCAGCATGCCGATCATGTCGAGGCCGAAGACGGTCTCCACCTGGCACGTGGTCATCACACCGCCGAACCGGGCCGCGGTCTCGATCAGCCACATCGCGCCGTCCGCACCGAGCTTGACCTCGGTGTGGGTGGCGCAGGTGCCGAGTCCCAGCGCGTCGACCGCGGCCCGGGACACCTCCTCGATGCGACGTTGCAGCACCTCAGGCAGAGCGGCCGGGGTGATGCTGGCGCGTTCGGTGAAGGGCGGGATGGTCGGCATGCGGCCGGTGATGCACAACGGGTGGTAGACACCGTCGGCGACGATTCCCTCCACGCTGACGTAGTCCCCCCAGCCGGGTCCGTCGAACCAGTCGGTGGCGTCTCCGATGACGATCTCCTCGAGGAGGAAGTCGCTCACGCCCTCGTCCGCGCGGTGCAGTTCCGCGTAACCCTCCTCGGACGATGCCGCCATGACGGAGCGTCCGGTCTTCCAGCCGCGCTCCGCCTCCTGCTCGTTCCGCACCGTGAGGTGAGCCGTGGAGCCCGCGCTCCACGCCGCCTTGAGGAGCAGCGGCGGCTTCAGCGACTCGAAGGCGAGGGCGATGTCGTCGGGCGAGTGGATCTCGGCGAAGCCCGGAACGGGAACCCCCGCGTCATGCCAGATCTGTCGCATCAGCCGCTTGTCCCGGGCCGCCAGCACCTGCTCACCCGCACCGGCCAGGCCGAGCCGCAGACAGGCGTGCGCGACGGCCACCACCGCGTATTCCGACAGTGTCAGCACGGCGGCGGCCTCGACGCGAGCGGCGTGGGCGCAGATCAGGCTCACCAACTCCTCGCCCTCCTGCGGCTGCACGCGGGTGACCGAGGCGCACCACGGCTTCCACGCCGCCTCGGTGGACCGCGGCAGCGGTGCGAGTGCCAGTACGTGCACCTCGCCGTGTGCGGCGATCTTCGGGAGCGCGTATTCCAGAGGCGGGCCGCCCTTGGCGTAGATGAACAGGATCGGGCTCACGGCACTCCTGGTGTCGGGTTGGGCGCTGGGCGCGCCGCTGTGGATTCATCCGGTCGTCGGTCCGGTTCGGCGTCCATGACGGCGATGACGTCTGTGGCGTCCGTGGCGTCGCTTTGAAGCGGGCCGTCAGTAACCAAAACATGACAGAACGCGACGTGCGGACATTTGTGCGGTCATTCGACTAGGCATCCGCCAAACAACCAAGAGTCAGGGAGCCGTCGCTGAGCGGGAATCAGCCATTGCGGGACGGGTCCCGGCGTCGGTCCGGCGACCGACGCCCTATCCGCGCTCGCGGAGGTACGCCTCCAGCTCCGCGGCCCCGGTCAGCATCGCCCGCCCGCGGGCGGACAGCCGGGCATGCCAGTCGGCGAGTGCGGCCTCGAGCGGCTCCAGACCGCCGGCCGCCCGCACCTGGGCGAGCAGTGGGGCGATCTGCTCCAGCAGGTAACCGCCCCGCCTGAGCTGGTGGGCGAGCCGGGCGTCCCGTACGTCGGCCTCGTCGTAGACGCGGTACCCGGTCAGCGGGTCGCGGCGCGGGCGCACCAGCTCGGCGCGCTCCCATTTGCGCAGCGTCGCGGGCCGGATTCCGAGCTTGTCCGCCAGGGGCCCGATGAACGTGCCACCGGGCTCAGACCCCGTGCCGGCCTCGGGCGCCGTGGTGGGCCCCAGGTCGCGGAGGGCGCTGTCGACGGCCTGGAGGGTCCTCCGGTCGTCGAGCAGTTGGGCGTGGCTCTCGTCGATGAGACGGAATGCCTCGTCGACCGCGCCCTGGTTCACGGCCCGCATGATCGACGTCGCCGTCCGGTGGCCATGGCCCGGCACCAGGGCGAGGAACGCGCTCAGAGCCCTGGCGTGCAGTGGGGTGTAGGTGCGGTAGCCGTGGGGTGTGCGATCGGCGGCCGGAAGGATGCCGGCCTGTTCGTAATTCCTGATCGCCTGGGTGGACAGACTGTGCCCGCGGGCCAGATCGACCGGCCTGAGCCGATCAGCGCTTTGAAGGTTTCTCCCCATGAGGCAGACGATATCGCTCAAAAGTTTCAACCGAAGGTTCAACGATACCGTTGAAGGCATGGCTACTGACATCAAGGACACCGTCCATGCCGTCGAGGCTGCCGCCCTCATGAGACTGCTCCCGGCCCGGCCACGGCTGCTCGCCCTGGGCGAGCCCACCCACGGCCAGGACGCCCTGCTCGACCTGCGCAACGAACTCTTCCGGCAGCTGGTCGAGCAGGAGGGTTACCGGACGATCGCGATCGAGAGCGATTGCATGACGGGCCTGGTCGTGGACGACTACGTCACCTCAGGCACCGGCACTCTCGACGAGATCATGGAGCAGGGAATCAGCCACGGCTGGGGCACCTCCGCCGCCAACCGCGAACTCGTGCGCTGGATGCGCGCCTACAACGTCTGCGTCGACAACGACGGCCGCCCCGCGTCCGAGCGGCTCCGCTTCGCCGGGTTCGACGGCCCGCTGGAGATCACCCACGCCGCGAGCCCCCGGCAGGCCCTCACCGCACTCCACGGCTACCTCGCGGCCCGGGTGGACGCGGACCTGCTCCCCTGTACCGCGGACGCACTCGACCGCCTGATCGGCCCCGACGACCGGTGGACCGATCCCGCCGCGATGATGGACCCGTCCCGGTCCACCGGGCAGTCGGCCGAGGCCGGCCGACTGCGGCTGCTCGCCGACGATCTGACAGCGCTGCTCGACGCGCAGACGCCACACCTGATCCAGGAGACCTCGCGGGACGACTGGGACCGGGCGCGCCTGCACGGGCGCACCGCGGCCGGCCTGCTGCGCTACCACCACTGGATGGCCGACACCTCACCGGCCCGCATGACCCGGCTGTGCGCGCTGCGGGATCTGATGATGGCCCAGAACCTCCTCGCCCTCGCCGAACGGGGACCGGCATTCATCCACGCCCACAACTCCCATCTCCAGCGGAGGAAGAGCACGATGCAGATGTGGGAGGGGCCGGTGGAGTGGTGGAGCGCCGGTGCGCTGGTGAGCGCCCGACTCGGCGAGGCGTATGCCTTCGTGGCCACGGCCCTCGGCACGATCCGGCACCAGGGAGTGGACACCCCGTCACCGGACACCGTCGAAGGACTCCTGTACGCGCTCCCGGAAGACCGCTGCGTCGTCGACGCCCCGCGACTGGCCACCGCCCTCGTCGGCACAGGGCCCGCGCTCCGGGTATCCCCATGGTTCGGCTACGCCCCGCTCGACCCGGCCCACCTGGCGGACAGCGACGGGATCGTGTTCGTCAAGGACGTCCCGCGAAGCTAGATGAAGGTGTCCAGGGCCTGGTCGCAAGCGATCAGTGAGCGGTTGACTGGCGTGCGGGTCTGGTCGTTGTGCAAGATTCGGCAGTGCAGGCCAAGAACCGCGGTCAGCGTGAGCAGGGCCCGCTCGCTGTTCCGGCGGTCGGCACGGAGAAGGTGGCGGTGTGGGCCGGCCACTCGATGCATCCCCCATGATCCCCGCGTGGACCGGTAGGTGATTGGCCGTCGTTACCAGCAAGATTTCGCACCGCGTGCGCCGAGCTCGCTCGTGACCCGAGAGTTGAGCCACTGACGGCCCGCCTCCCGAGGATCCACTGATCCTCGGGAGGCGGGCCCTGGACTTGGTGCGAGCAACCGGGCGCGAGGCCAGCGCCGTCGTGGCGCGCGAATTGCCCTCCGAAATCCTCCGGCCTGGTGACCGTTCCTGGGTCAGTTCTCCCGGTTGTCCCAGGTCTTGCTGGGATTCTGGAACGCGGTACCCGTGCTGGGGAAATTCCACAGGCCGGTCTGGGTTCGGCCTTCCGTGGACGTGCCGTAGTTGTAGAGGACGCCGATGTCGGTCTTGCCGTCGCCGTTGTAGTCACCGGAGGTGAGCTTGCTGTTGTTCCAGTTCCAGCTGTCGGCGGCGCTGTCCCAGAGCTTGCGCGGTGCCTGGATGCCGGTTCCGGTGCTGGTGAAGGTCCACAGAGCGGTGTGGCTGCGGCCGTCGCCGGTGGCACCGTTGTCGTAGAGCACGCCGATGTCGGCTTTGCCGTCGGCGTTGTAGTCGCCGGAGGTCACCAGGCTGCTGTTCCAGTTCCAGCTGTCCGCCCCGTTGTCCCACAGTTTGCGAGGCGCCTGGAAGCTGTCGCCATTGCTGGAAAACGTCCAGAGACCTGTTTGATTGCGACCGTCCGTGGACTTGCCGTAGTTGTAGAGGACGCCGATGTCGGTCTTGCCGTCCCCGTTGTAGTCACCGGAGGTGAGCTTGCTGTTGCTCCAGTTCCAGCTGTCGGCGGCACTGTCCCACATCACTCGGGGAGCCTGTACACCAGCGCCGGTGCTGGTGAAGGTCCACAGGGCGGTGTGGCTGCGGCCGTCGCCGGTGGCACCGTAGTTGTAGAGCACGCCGATGTCGGCTTTGCCGTCGGCGTTGTAGTCGCCGGAGGTCACCAGGCTGCTGTTCCAGTTCCAGCTGTCCGCTCCGCTGTCCCACACCTTGGTCGGCGCCCCGAAGCCGGTACCGTTGCTGAGGAAGGTGAACAGGGCGGTGCGGCTGCGGCCGTCGCCGGTGGCACCGTAGTTGTAAAGCACGCCGACGTCGGTCTTGCCGTCGCCGTTGTAGTCGCCGGAGGTGAGTTTGCCGGCGCCGAAGTTCCAGCTGTCCGTTCCGCTGTCCCACACGGCCCGCGCCGTCCGCAGACCGTCGCCCGACCACACCCACAACGCCGCGCGATTGCGCCCGTCAGGGGTCTTCCCGTAGTCGTTCAGGACCGCGACGTCGGCCTTCTTGTCGCCGTCGAAGTCGCCCGAGGTGACCTGCGTCTGCCGCGGCAGCGCCAGCACCTGCTCGATCCAGGGGTCGATATCGTCCACCCGGGAACTGACGGCTCCGGTTCGGGTCTCTTCCGAGCCCAGGCAGCCGCCCTGCCAGGCTCTGCTGTTGACGGCGGCGACCTCGACCCGGCCGTCGTGCTCCCGGAACACCGGGCCGCCCGTGTCGCCTTGGCAGACAGTGGCCTGACCTGTGGTCCGGCCCGCCAGAGCGACGGATGTCGCGGCGACCGAGTCGACTATGACCTGTGTGGAGTGCAGCCGGTTCGGCACCCACTCCTGCTGGGTACGGCCATATCCCGCGGTCCGGAGCACCTCGCCGGGCACCAGGGCCGACAGTCCGAGCGCGACCGGACTGACGCCGACCACAGGCGACGCCAACTTGGCCATCACCAGGTCCCGGTCCACTCGCGGCACCAGTTCCGTGACCGCGACGACGGTGCCTGTGGTGCCGCTGAGATCAGTGCGGCCGATGGTCGCGAGGGTCTTCAGCTTTGGTGCCCCGGCGGGTATGGCGAAGCCGGCCCGCGGGTCGTCGGCGAAGCAGCTGCTCGCTGTGAGGATCCACTGAGCGTCGACGAGTGCGCCGGTGCAGGCCCGCGTGCCGCCGATGTCGAGCTTCGCGGTGAACGCGTAGGTGTTGTCCGCGGCGCTATCGCCGACGACCCCCTGTGCTGTCGGGGCGCCGGTCAGCAGGCCAACGGCTACGGCAGCGGCGAGTAGGCCGGATATCCGCGCGGTGCGCGGATGTTTTTCGAACACGGTTCAAGTCCTTCGTACGGGCGGGAGGAGGAAAGCTGCACCGGGGCGCGCTGTGCGCAGCGTGGTGCTCATACGGCGCGCTCCCGGCCGCTGATGATGCGGCCGGGAGCGTTGGCTACCTCGTGGGTGCAGTGGCGAATGGCGCGGAGGCTAGTTCCAGCTGCCGGTGATGGCGACGGTGGTGGGGGTGCCGGGGATGTTGGACGGTTCGTCGGCTGCGTCCCATGTGCGGTTGACGTGGCGCAGGGTGTGCTTGATGTGCCCGTCGGCGGTGACGACGACGGTCTGGAGCTCGCCGTCAACAGCGGCGGCGTCGATGTTGGTCACCGGGTCCTTGCCCAGGACGGGACTGAGGTCTCCGAAGACTCCCCAGGTGCCGTTGGCGGCGCGGATGCCGTGCTGGATGCCGCCGGTGGCGTTGGTGACGACGACCTGGAGGTCGGTACCGGTGCCGGCGAAGGCCATGTTGCTGACCGGGCCGAGGGTCGCGGTGAGCTGCTTGAGTTCGCCCCAGGCGGTCCAGGTGCCGTTGGCGTGCCGGATGGCGTGGAAGGCCTTCTTGTCGGCGACGACGCCGATCTGGGTCTCGGTGCCGGTCTGGGAGGTGGTCACCTGGGTGGCGTTGCCGAGAACGCCGAGGGCGGCGGTGACGTCACCCCATTTGATCCATTTGCCGTTGGCGTCCTGGACGTTGTGGTAGATCCGGCCGTTCGCGAGTGCGATCAGGCTGAGTCCGTTGCCGGTTGAAGTGACCGCGATCTTCGTCAGGCCGGGCAGTGCGCCGGTCTCGGCGGTCAGGTCGCGGAACTTCTCCCACGATCCGTTGGGCAGCCGGGCGCCTTCGTACAGGTGGGCGTTGCCGCCGATGGCGAAGACGTAGTTCTTGCCGTTGATCGCGGCGTCGGCGGTGACCTTCACTTCGCCGATGCTGCCTGCGGCCTGCTGGACGTCGCCGAAGGCGAGCCAGTCGCCGTTGCTGTCGCGCGCGGTGTGGTAGAGACCGGTGTTGGTCGTGGCGAGCATCTGCAGCTTCCACGGCGTGGCCGTTACGGCGGTGGCCTGGCGGATCCAGGCGTTGATGTCGTCGACGCGGGTGGCGACCGCACCGGTGCGCGTCTCGTCGGAGCCCAGGCAGCCGCCCTGCCAGGAGGTGCTTGCGACGGCGGCCAGCTCGAAGTTGCCGTCGACGTCGCGGAAGACGGGCGCGCCGGTGTCACCCTTGCAGATGGCGGTGCCGTCGATGCCCACGGTGGTGGCGTCGACCTGATGGGCGGTGAACGCGGCGGTGTGCAGGGTGTCGGGGACCCAGGTGTCCTTGGTGCGGCCGTAGCCGGCACCCATGAGCGACTGGCCCGAAACGGGGGCGGTGATGGCCGGGTGCAGGGGCCGGATGCCGGAGACCGGGGTATCGAGCTTGGCCAGAACCAGGTCCCGGTCCTGACGGGGCACCAGGTCGACGATCTGGCGCACGGCGCCGGTGGTGCCGGTCAGGTCGGTGCGGCCGATGGTCGCGGTCGTCTTCAGCTTCGGCGCCCCGGCGGGCAGCGTCAGCGGTAGGGCGGGGTCATCGGCGAAGCAGCTGGAGGAGGTGATCAGCCACTGGTTGTTCAGAAGGGTGCCGGTGCACGACCGCTGTCCGCCCCCGATGTCGAGCTTCGCGGCGAACGCGGAGACCCCGGCATCGGCGGCGTCACCCGTCACTGCCTGGGTCGCCGGGCCGGTGAGAACACCCGCTAGGACGGTGACTGCGAGAAGTCCGGTGGTCCACGCCGTGCGTGAACGTATGCCTGACACGATGTGCTTCCTTCAGAAGAGGAATGTTGAAGTCCGCCGCAGACGGCGGACATGCTGCCCCAGAAGGTCCTGGACAGCCCGAAGGCGCTGGCAAGAGCGCGGACTCAACCTCAGAAGAGAGGGAGACGCCGGCGTTACGCCGGCGTGGTGGGAAGCTGGTTCGCGAATCAGCCGGTGACGCGGATGGCGACCAGGACGGAAGGGGCGCCGTCCACGGTGCCTTCGCCGACGCTCTTGGCGCTGTCCTTGGCGACGGCGACCGTCTGGGTCGCGCCTTCAGCGGTGAGGTCGGCGCTGATCGGGTGTTCCCCGGTCTGCAGGCGGATGACGTCGGGCACCTCCAGAGTGAGGTAGCCCGTCTTGTTGTTGGCCTGGAAGCAGATCTCTGAGGCTCCCGTCCAGACCTTGATCTGCTGGGGTGAGGTGCCGCAGGCGTCGAGCAGCAGGATGTGACCGTCACCCTTGAGGAGCTTGATGTTCCGGTCCTTGAGAATCTTCGCCGCATTGGGGTACTGGAAGTCCTCCACCGCGGAAGGCGGCGCGGTGTCAGCGGCTCCTGCCGTGACGGAAGCGGAAGTGGTGGAGGCCAGGGCGGGCGCACCGATCAATGCGGTAAACGCACTGACGATTCCAGCCGCAAGTAGCAGTATGCGGAGGCGAGATGTCACCGAAGAATTCCTTTCAGGCATGGGCGACTGCAGATCCGCGGCCCCCCACAGATGTAATCGAAACGTAAAGTACTGCAAGAAGCTAACACACTGAGACTGTGTACCCAGCGTGCCAACCGGCCGGTGAATCGAGGCGCGTTCGCCGCGGGAAGGTGCGGCAAGTCGCCCTTCACCGCAGGCTGTTGGTGTGGTAGGGCACGGAGGGCCGGTCCTCTGGAAGGCGTGCCGCCGTCGGCTTGCGATGGCTAACCGTGCGCGCCAGCTTGCTGTGTTGATCGATGGTAATGTGAAGGACGGGTAAAGCAGGCATGGTTATGCTCACGGTGCCGAGGTTCGGCATCCGGCCACGGGAGTTGCCGGTCAGTGAGATGAGTATCGCCTTGCGGCAAAGACATGCCTTGCACCATTATTCGGAATGGACACGTCGCGCTATACGCGTGTTGTGTCTGGGCCTGTTGCCGTTGACGCTCATGGCGACTCTGCTCGGATCCTCGACGGCTATGGCCGATGACGCTCCCGGCGGCAGTGACCGGGGTTGGATCGTCCGGCTGTGGGAGACGAGCGGGCCCGGCGTCAAGGCCGCTGCGGAGGTAGCCCTGACCGGTACCGACGCCGATGTCCAACGCTTCGCGGCTCAGCTGGAAGAGACAAAGTTCCGGGATGATCGGGTGGAGGCCGCCCAGATCGCGAGTGTGGGCGGTCGGCGGGTGCAGGAGGCTGTGAACACAGCCCTGTCGGGGGACGCCGCTGAAGTGGCGGTGTTTGTGAGGGATGGTTGGAGGGCACCGCACGAGCAGGATCAGCGGGTGCGGGTGGCCCAGATCATCGACGGGGCAGGTCGTCGTGTTCAGGCTGCTGGGAAC from the Streptomyces sp. RKAG293 genome contains:
- a CDS encoding erythromycin esterase family protein; its protein translation is MATDIKDTVHAVEAAALMRLLPARPRLLALGEPTHGQDALLDLRNELFRQLVEQEGYRTIAIESDCMTGLVVDDYVTSGTGTLDEIMEQGISHGWGTSAANRELVRWMRAYNVCVDNDGRPASERLRFAGFDGPLEITHAASPRQALTALHGYLAARVDADLLPCTADALDRLIGPDDRWTDPAAMMDPSRSTGQSAEAGRLRLLADDLTALLDAQTPHLIQETSRDDWDRARLHGRTAAGLLRYHHWMADTSPARMTRLCALRDLMMAQNLLALAERGPAFIHAHNSHLQRRKSTMQMWEGPVEWWSAGALVSARLGEAYAFVATALGTIRHQGVDTPSPDTVEGLLYALPEDRCVVDAPRLATALVGTGPALRVSPWFGYAPLDPAHLADSDGIVFVKDVPRS
- a CDS encoding S1 family peptidase, producing MSGIRSRTAWTTGLLAVTVLAGVLTGPATQAVTGDAADAGVSAFAAKLDIGGGQRSCTGTLLNNQWLITSSSCFADDPALPLTLPAGAPKLKTTATIGRTDLTGTTGAVRQIVDLVPRQDRDLVLAKLDTPVSGIRPLHPAITAPVSGQSLMGAGYGRTKDTWVPDTLHTAAFTAHQVDATTVGIDGTAICKGDTGAPVFRDVDGNFELAAVASTSWQGGCLGSDETRTGAVATRVDDINAWIRQATAVTATPWKLQMLATTNTGLYHTARDSNGDWLAFGDVQQAAGSIGEVKVTADAAINGKNYVFAIGGNAHLYEGARLPNGSWEKFRDLTAETGALPGLTKIAVTSTGNGLSLIALANGRIYHNVQDANGKWIKWGDVTAALGVLGNATQVTTSQTGTETQIGVVADKKAFHAIRHANGTWTAWGELKQLTATLGPVSNMAFAGTGTDLQVVVTNATGGIQHGIRAANGTWGVFGDLSPVLGKDPVTNIDAAAVDGELQTVVVTADGHIKHTLRHVNRTWDAADEPSNIPGTPTTVAITGSWN
- a CDS encoding ATP-grasp domain-containing protein, with protein sequence MSPILFIYAKGGPPLEYALPKIAAHGEVHVLALAPLPRSTEAAWKPWCASVTRVQPQEGEELVSLICAHAARVEAAAVLTLSEYAVVAVAHACLRLGLAGAGEQVLAARDKRLMRQIWHDAGVPVPGFAEIHSPDDIALAFESLKPPLLLKAAWSAGSTAHLTVRNEQEAERGWKTGRSVMAASSEEGYAELHRADEGVSDFLLEEIVIGDATDWFDGPGWGDYVSVEGIVADGVYHPLCITGRMPTIPPFTERASITPAALPEVLQRRIEEVSRAAVDALGLGTCATHTEVKLGADGAMWLIETAARFGGVMTTCQVETVFGLDMIGMLVRQLLGETVEYPSRMLTEGSGAAGSLVILAADTAGEPWKHLPRWDFTAVDWSSLLSDGSRIELVRELSLPPGTVMPAYEEAGGANSMAALCFVAADSGPALLADCGRIVESLPHELTATCPASGSAS
- a CDS encoding PEP/pyruvate-binding domain-containing protein, which translates into the protein MTNSGTPLTRTGAPTGSHQGAVVGSVLTLPLFEQLCGVLGGHPYVKVVVDRQQGVWHILDSAVHSFHVNYIATEIQALTLEELDAELDGFNHSVYQDPERRFLLGVLSLHFGGPEDQSQPFLVLETTEADTMGATLLTEFYSFVREQLDSALALLVKPANHGQANALTSVPETVLPRTQGHELFAAAPFVPLTLGSAVGRLRAFASTEEYLAARPGLTWYDIVAMPVVPDDIPRLAGLLNGSPTTPLSHTNMLAAGWGIPNAIVRGVLDRIAADDLDGAWIRYDVLADGAVVERAEQPSDLTEPTWHTQRIRLDAPQVADVPIVPLSELRSHDRRSYGTKAANLGELHHVLRHGSARLTGYYSVPRPPRPDLLGHLAGRLRTSEHADLAEAAGAFLARRVSAPEGIAVPFAVQQRFLDSSPAVQQSIGKLKMALELDAMDAVDTACVQLQHLVRTLPVPEDLVRALDTHLVKHLAGTSRFAVRSSSNAEDLPGFSAAGIYESHTKVTDLPGLLDAIRHVWASLLSPRSVRLRHQAGISLDDTYMGVIIQRYEASPLGGVMVTCNPTNRADFRNVYLNCAHGSTSDVVDGTTLPLQYLYNTVEGGGRTISLGAASEDLDPHTQDHLGELALAGRLLQSHFATDYTFAVPLDIEWLLAPGGRLHILQLRPYSA
- a CDS encoding TioE family transcriptional regulator, with product MGRNLQSADRLRPVDLARGHSLSTQAIRNYEQAGILPAADRTPHGYRTYTPLHARALSAFLALVPGHGHRTATSIMRAVNQGAVDEAFRLIDESHAQLLDDRRTLQAVDSALRDLGPTTAPEAGTGSEPGGTFIGPLADKLGIRPATLRKWERAELVRPRRDPLTGYRVYDEADVRDARLAHQLRRGGYLLEQIAPLLAQVRAAGGLEPLEAALADWHARLSARGRAMLTGAAELEAYLRERG
- a CDS encoding trypsin-like serine protease, with the protein product MFEKHPRTARISGLLAAAVAVGLLTGAPTAQGVVGDSAADNTYAFTAKLDIGGTRACTGALVDAQWILTASSCFADDPRAGFAIPAGAPKLKTLATIGRTDLSGTTGTVVAVTELVPRVDRDLVMAKLASPVVGVSPVALGLSALVPGEVLRTAGYGRTQQEWVPNRLHSTQVIVDSVAATSVALAGRTTGQATVCQGDTGGPVFREHDGRVEVAAVNSRAWQGGCLGSEETRTGAVSSRVDDIDPWIEQVLALPRQTQVTSGDFDGDKKADVAVLNDYGKTPDGRNRAALWVWSGDGLRTARAVWDSGTDSWNFGAGKLTSGDYNGDGKTDVGVLYNYGATGDGRSRTALFTFLSNGTGFGAPTKVWDSGADSWNWNSSLVTSGDYNADGKADIGVLYNYGATGDGRSHTALWTFTSTGAGVQAPRVMWDSAADSWNWSNSKLTSGDYNGDGKTDIGVLYNYGKSTDGRNQTGLWTFSSNGDSFQAPRKLWDNGADSWNWNSSLVTSGDYNADGKADIGVLYDNGATGDGRSHTALWTFTSTGTGIQAPRKLWDSAADSWNWNNSKLTSGDYNGDGKTDIGVLYNYGTSTEGRTQTGLWNFPSTGTAFQNPSKTWDNREN